A stretch of Vespula vulgaris chromosome 5, iyVesVulg1.1, whole genome shotgun sequence DNA encodes these proteins:
- the LOC127064264 gene encoding cyclic AMP-responsive element-binding protein 1 isoform X4, whose product MESMVEENGSAVDPLSQGSQSGDAAPAIATSVQSLNRTPQQQTHHLVASTSIVQLTLPSSGATQVQSVIQPNQQSVIQTATNIQPVALSKGNVILVSKPNSVIQTAQGSLQTLQVVETGSDDSFSDEESPKTRSNILTRRPSYRKILNDLGGGEITDGRLPPIESSSECDSNVDSEVSSHSLHYQTVIPAGTIQIATQGEGVPGLHTLTMSNAATAGGAIVEYAQGQDTQYFVPAYSGHGVVVEDAARKRELRLLKNRQAARECRRKKKEYIKCLENRVAVLENRNQTLIDELKSLKELYQQKAD is encoded by the exons ATGGAAAGTATGGTCGAGGAAAATGGATCGGCCGTTGACCCATTATCACAGGGTTCTCAAAGTGGTGATGCAGCACCGGCAATTGCAACATCGGTACAGTCTCTCAATAGAACGCCTCAACAGCAAACTCATCATCTGGTAGCTTCTACCAGCATTGTGCAACTGACACTACCTTCATCAGGAGCAACACAG gtCCAATCAGTTATACAACCTAACCAACAGTCTGTAATTCAGACAGCAACAAATATTCAACCTGTTGCTCTCTCCAAAGGAAATGTTATTCTTGTTAGTAAACCAAATTCAGTCATACAAACTGCTCAAGGCAGTCTACAAACACTTCAG GTTGTTGAGACAGGAAGTGATGATAGTTTTTCGGATGAAGAATCTCCGAAAACAAGAAGTAATATTCTCACCAGACGTCCATCATACAGAAAAATTCTTAATGATCTAGGTGGTGGAGAAATTACTG ACGGTCGTTTGCCCCCCATAGAATCTTCTTCAGAGTGCGATTCTAATGTGGACAGTGAAGTGTCTTCCCACTCTCTTCATTATCAGACAG taATACCTGCTGGCACTATTCAAATTGCAACACAAGGGGAGGGTGTCCCAGGGCTTCATACGTTAACTATGAGTAATGCAGCAACAGCGGGTGGAGCTATAGTAGAGTATGCACAGGGCCAGGATACACAATATTTTGTCCCAG CTTATTCAGGACATGGTGTAGTTGTTGAAGATGCggctagaaaaagagaactgaGGTTGCTGAAGAATAG ACAAGCAGCAAGAGaatgtagaagaaagaaaaaggaatatattaaGTGCTTAGAAAATCGTGTTGCAGTTCTAGAAAACAGAAATCAGACTTTAATTGATGAGCTGAAGTCCTTGAAAGAGCTCTATCAACAAAAAGCAGACTGA
- the LOC127064264 gene encoding cyclic AMP-responsive element-binding protein 1 isoform X8, with the protein MYTLMNGGSATFIHLPPKHLKAPGTQAMESMVEENGSAVDPLSQGSQSGDAAPAIATSVQSVIQPNQQSVIQTATNIQPVALSKGNVILVSKPNSVIQTAQGSLQTLQVVETGSDDSFSDEESPKTRSNILTRRPSYRKILNDLGGGEITDGRLPPIESSSECDSNVDSEVSSHSLHYQTVIPAGTIQIATQGEGVPGLHTLTMSNAATAGGAIVEYAQGQDTQYFVPGHGVVVEDAARKRELRLLKNRQAARECRRKKKEYIKCLENRVAVLENRNQTLIDELKSLKELYQQKAD; encoded by the exons ATGTACACATTGATGAATGGCGGTTCTGCAACTTTCATACATCTGCCGCCAAAGCACCTTAA GGCTCCAGGTACCCAGGCTATGGAAAGTATGGTCGAGGAAAATGGATCGGCCGTTGACCCATTATCACAGGGTTCTCAAAGTGGTGATGCAGCACCGGCAATTGCAACATCG gtCCAATCAGTTATACAACCTAACCAACAGTCTGTAATTCAGACAGCAACAAATATTCAACCTGTTGCTCTCTCCAAAGGAAATGTTATTCTTGTTAGTAAACCAAATTCAGTCATACAAACTGCTCAAGGCAGTCTACAAACACTTCAG GTTGTTGAGACAGGAAGTGATGATAGTTTTTCGGATGAAGAATCTCCGAAAACAAGAAGTAATATTCTCACCAGACGTCCATCATACAGAAAAATTCTTAATGATCTAGGTGGTGGAGAAATTACTG ACGGTCGTTTGCCCCCCATAGAATCTTCTTCAGAGTGCGATTCTAATGTGGACAGTGAAGTGTCTTCCCACTCTCTTCATTATCAGACAG taATACCTGCTGGCACTATTCAAATTGCAACACAAGGGGAGGGTGTCCCAGGGCTTCATACGTTAACTATGAGTAATGCAGCAACAGCGGGTGGAGCTATAGTAGAGTATGCACAGGGCCAGGATACACAATATTTTGTCCCAG GACATGGTGTAGTTGTTGAAGATGCggctagaaaaagagaactgaGGTTGCTGAAGAATAG ACAAGCAGCAAGAGaatgtagaagaaagaaaaaggaatatattaaGTGCTTAGAAAATCGTGTTGCAGTTCTAGAAAACAGAAATCAGACTTTAATTGATGAGCTGAAGTCCTTGAAAGAGCTCTATCAACAAAAAGCAGACTGA
- the LOC127064264 gene encoding cyclic AMP-responsive element-binding protein 1 isoform X3, producing the protein MMAPGTQAMESMVEENGSAVDPLSQGSQSGDAAPAIATSVQSLNRTPQQQTHHLVASTSIVQLTLPSSGATQVQSVIQPNQQSVIQTATNIQPVALSKGNVILVSKPNSVIQTAQGSLQTLQVVETGSDDSFSDEESPKTRSNILTRRPSYRKILNDLGGGEITDGRLPPIESSSECDSNVDSEVSSHSLHYQTVIPAGTIQIATQGEGVPGLHTLTMSNAATAGGAIVEYAQGQDTQYFVPAYSGHGVVVEDAARKRELRLLKNRQAARECRRKKKEYIKCLENRVAVLENRNQTLIDELKSLKELYQQKAD; encoded by the exons ATGAT GGCTCCAGGTACCCAGGCTATGGAAAGTATGGTCGAGGAAAATGGATCGGCCGTTGACCCATTATCACAGGGTTCTCAAAGTGGTGATGCAGCACCGGCAATTGCAACATCGGTACAGTCTCTCAATAGAACGCCTCAACAGCAAACTCATCATCTGGTAGCTTCTACCAGCATTGTGCAACTGACACTACCTTCATCAGGAGCAACACAG gtCCAATCAGTTATACAACCTAACCAACAGTCTGTAATTCAGACAGCAACAAATATTCAACCTGTTGCTCTCTCCAAAGGAAATGTTATTCTTGTTAGTAAACCAAATTCAGTCATACAAACTGCTCAAGGCAGTCTACAAACACTTCAG GTTGTTGAGACAGGAAGTGATGATAGTTTTTCGGATGAAGAATCTCCGAAAACAAGAAGTAATATTCTCACCAGACGTCCATCATACAGAAAAATTCTTAATGATCTAGGTGGTGGAGAAATTACTG ACGGTCGTTTGCCCCCCATAGAATCTTCTTCAGAGTGCGATTCTAATGTGGACAGTGAAGTGTCTTCCCACTCTCTTCATTATCAGACAG taATACCTGCTGGCACTATTCAAATTGCAACACAAGGGGAGGGTGTCCCAGGGCTTCATACGTTAACTATGAGTAATGCAGCAACAGCGGGTGGAGCTATAGTAGAGTATGCACAGGGCCAGGATACACAATATTTTGTCCCAG CTTATTCAGGACATGGTGTAGTTGTTGAAGATGCggctagaaaaagagaactgaGGTTGCTGAAGAATAG ACAAGCAGCAAGAGaatgtagaagaaagaaaaaggaatatattaaGTGCTTAGAAAATCGTGTTGCAGTTCTAGAAAACAGAAATCAGACTTTAATTGATGAGCTGAAGTCCTTGAAAGAGCTCTATCAACAAAAAGCAGACTGA
- the LOC127064264 gene encoding cyclic AMP-responsive element-binding protein 1 isoform X5 → MYTLMNGGSATFIHLPPKHLKAPGTQAMESMVEENGSAVDPLSQGSQSGDAAPAIATSVQSLNRTPQQQTHHLVASTSIVQLTLPSSGATQVQSVIQPNQQSVIQTATNIQPVALSKGNVILVSKPNSVIQTAQGSLQTLQVVETGSDDSFSDEESPKTRSNILTRRPSYRKILNDLGGGEITVIPAGTIQIATQGEGVPGLHTLTMSNAATAGGAIVEYAQGQDTQYFVPAYSGHGVVVEDAARKRELRLLKNRQAARECRRKKKEYIKCLENRVAVLENRNQTLIDELKSLKELYQQKAD, encoded by the exons ATGTACACATTGATGAATGGCGGTTCTGCAACTTTCATACATCTGCCGCCAAAGCACCTTAA GGCTCCAGGTACCCAGGCTATGGAAAGTATGGTCGAGGAAAATGGATCGGCCGTTGACCCATTATCACAGGGTTCTCAAAGTGGTGATGCAGCACCGGCAATTGCAACATCGGTACAGTCTCTCAATAGAACGCCTCAACAGCAAACTCATCATCTGGTAGCTTCTACCAGCATTGTGCAACTGACACTACCTTCATCAGGAGCAACACAG gtCCAATCAGTTATACAACCTAACCAACAGTCTGTAATTCAGACAGCAACAAATATTCAACCTGTTGCTCTCTCCAAAGGAAATGTTATTCTTGTTAGTAAACCAAATTCAGTCATACAAACTGCTCAAGGCAGTCTACAAACACTTCAG GTTGTTGAGACAGGAAGTGATGATAGTTTTTCGGATGAAGAATCTCCGAAAACAAGAAGTAATATTCTCACCAGACGTCCATCATACAGAAAAATTCTTAATGATCTAGGTGGTGGAGAAATTACTG taATACCTGCTGGCACTATTCAAATTGCAACACAAGGGGAGGGTGTCCCAGGGCTTCATACGTTAACTATGAGTAATGCAGCAACAGCGGGTGGAGCTATAGTAGAGTATGCACAGGGCCAGGATACACAATATTTTGTCCCAG CTTATTCAGGACATGGTGTAGTTGTTGAAGATGCggctagaaaaagagaactgaGGTTGCTGAAGAATAG ACAAGCAGCAAGAGaatgtagaagaaagaaaaaggaatatattaaGTGCTTAGAAAATCGTGTTGCAGTTCTAGAAAACAGAAATCAGACTTTAATTGATGAGCTGAAGTCCTTGAAAGAGCTCTATCAACAAAAAGCAGACTGA
- the LOC127064264 gene encoding cyclic AMP-responsive element-binding protein 1 isoform X9, whose translation MMAPGTQAMESMVEENGSAVDPLSQGSQSGDAAPAIATSVQSVIQPNQQSVIQTATNIQPVALSKGNVILVSKPNSVIQTAQGSLQTLQVVETGSDDSFSDEESPKTRSNILTRRPSYRKILNDLGGGEITDGRLPPIESSSECDSNVDSEVSSHSLHYQTVIPAGTIQIATQGEGVPGLHTLTMSNAATAGGAIVEYAQGQDTQYFVPAYSGHGVVVEDAARKRELRLLKNRQAARECRRKKKEYIKCLENRVAVLENRNQTLIDELKSLKELYQQKAD comes from the exons ATGAT GGCTCCAGGTACCCAGGCTATGGAAAGTATGGTCGAGGAAAATGGATCGGCCGTTGACCCATTATCACAGGGTTCTCAAAGTGGTGATGCAGCACCGGCAATTGCAACATCG gtCCAATCAGTTATACAACCTAACCAACAGTCTGTAATTCAGACAGCAACAAATATTCAACCTGTTGCTCTCTCCAAAGGAAATGTTATTCTTGTTAGTAAACCAAATTCAGTCATACAAACTGCTCAAGGCAGTCTACAAACACTTCAG GTTGTTGAGACAGGAAGTGATGATAGTTTTTCGGATGAAGAATCTCCGAAAACAAGAAGTAATATTCTCACCAGACGTCCATCATACAGAAAAATTCTTAATGATCTAGGTGGTGGAGAAATTACTG ACGGTCGTTTGCCCCCCATAGAATCTTCTTCAGAGTGCGATTCTAATGTGGACAGTGAAGTGTCTTCCCACTCTCTTCATTATCAGACAG taATACCTGCTGGCACTATTCAAATTGCAACACAAGGGGAGGGTGTCCCAGGGCTTCATACGTTAACTATGAGTAATGCAGCAACAGCGGGTGGAGCTATAGTAGAGTATGCACAGGGCCAGGATACACAATATTTTGTCCCAG CTTATTCAGGACATGGTGTAGTTGTTGAAGATGCggctagaaaaagagaactgaGGTTGCTGAAGAATAG ACAAGCAGCAAGAGaatgtagaagaaagaaaaaggaatatattaaGTGCTTAGAAAATCGTGTTGCAGTTCTAGAAAACAGAAATCAGACTTTAATTGATGAGCTGAAGTCCTTGAAAGAGCTCTATCAACAAAAAGCAGACTGA
- the LOC127064264 gene encoding cyclic AMP-responsive element-binding protein 1 isoform X10 → MESMVEENGSAVDPLSQGSQSGDAAPAIATSVQSVIQPNQQSVIQTATNIQPVALSKGNVILVSKPNSVIQTAQGSLQTLQVVETGSDDSFSDEESPKTRSNILTRRPSYRKILNDLGGGEITDGRLPPIESSSECDSNVDSEVSSHSLHYQTVIPAGTIQIATQGEGVPGLHTLTMSNAATAGGAIVEYAQGQDTQYFVPAYSGHGVVVEDAARKRELRLLKNRQAARECRRKKKEYIKCLENRVAVLENRNQTLIDELKSLKELYQQKAD, encoded by the exons ATGGAAAGTATGGTCGAGGAAAATGGATCGGCCGTTGACCCATTATCACAGGGTTCTCAAAGTGGTGATGCAGCACCGGCAATTGCAACATCG gtCCAATCAGTTATACAACCTAACCAACAGTCTGTAATTCAGACAGCAACAAATATTCAACCTGTTGCTCTCTCCAAAGGAAATGTTATTCTTGTTAGTAAACCAAATTCAGTCATACAAACTGCTCAAGGCAGTCTACAAACACTTCAG GTTGTTGAGACAGGAAGTGATGATAGTTTTTCGGATGAAGAATCTCCGAAAACAAGAAGTAATATTCTCACCAGACGTCCATCATACAGAAAAATTCTTAATGATCTAGGTGGTGGAGAAATTACTG ACGGTCGTTTGCCCCCCATAGAATCTTCTTCAGAGTGCGATTCTAATGTGGACAGTGAAGTGTCTTCCCACTCTCTTCATTATCAGACAG taATACCTGCTGGCACTATTCAAATTGCAACACAAGGGGAGGGTGTCCCAGGGCTTCATACGTTAACTATGAGTAATGCAGCAACAGCGGGTGGAGCTATAGTAGAGTATGCACAGGGCCAGGATACACAATATTTTGTCCCAG CTTATTCAGGACATGGTGTAGTTGTTGAAGATGCggctagaaaaagagaactgaGGTTGCTGAAGAATAG ACAAGCAGCAAGAGaatgtagaagaaagaaaaaggaatatattaaGTGCTTAGAAAATCGTGTTGCAGTTCTAGAAAACAGAAATCAGACTTTAATTGATGAGCTGAAGTCCTTGAAAGAGCTCTATCAACAAAAAGCAGACTGA
- the LOC127064264 gene encoding cyclic AMP-responsive element-binding protein 1 isoform X11, whose product MYTLMNGGSATFIHLPPKHLKAPGTQAMESMVEENGSAVDPLSQGSQSGDAAPAIATSVQSVIQPNQQSVIQTATNIQPVALSKGNVILVSKPNSVIQTAQGSLQTLQVVETGSDDSFSDEESPKTRSNILTRRPSYRKILNDLGGGEITVIPAGTIQIATQGEGVPGLHTLTMSNAATAGGAIVEYAQGQDTQYFVPAYSGHGVVVEDAARKRELRLLKNRQAARECRRKKKEYIKCLENRVAVLENRNQTLIDELKSLKELYQQKAD is encoded by the exons ATGTACACATTGATGAATGGCGGTTCTGCAACTTTCATACATCTGCCGCCAAAGCACCTTAA GGCTCCAGGTACCCAGGCTATGGAAAGTATGGTCGAGGAAAATGGATCGGCCGTTGACCCATTATCACAGGGTTCTCAAAGTGGTGATGCAGCACCGGCAATTGCAACATCG gtCCAATCAGTTATACAACCTAACCAACAGTCTGTAATTCAGACAGCAACAAATATTCAACCTGTTGCTCTCTCCAAAGGAAATGTTATTCTTGTTAGTAAACCAAATTCAGTCATACAAACTGCTCAAGGCAGTCTACAAACACTTCAG GTTGTTGAGACAGGAAGTGATGATAGTTTTTCGGATGAAGAATCTCCGAAAACAAGAAGTAATATTCTCACCAGACGTCCATCATACAGAAAAATTCTTAATGATCTAGGTGGTGGAGAAATTACTG taATACCTGCTGGCACTATTCAAATTGCAACACAAGGGGAGGGTGTCCCAGGGCTTCATACGTTAACTATGAGTAATGCAGCAACAGCGGGTGGAGCTATAGTAGAGTATGCACAGGGCCAGGATACACAATATTTTGTCCCAG CTTATTCAGGACATGGTGTAGTTGTTGAAGATGCggctagaaaaagagaactgaGGTTGCTGAAGAATAG ACAAGCAGCAAGAGaatgtagaagaaagaaaaaggaatatattaaGTGCTTAGAAAATCGTGTTGCAGTTCTAGAAAACAGAAATCAGACTTTAATTGATGAGCTGAAGTCCTTGAAAGAGCTCTATCAACAAAAAGCAGACTGA
- the LOC127064264 gene encoding cyclic AMP-responsive element-binding protein 1 isoform X6: protein MYTLMNGGSATFIHLPPKHLKAPGTQAMESMVEENGSAVDPLSQGSQSGDAAPAIATSVQSLNRTPQQQTHHLVASTSIVQLTLPSSGATQVQSVIQPNQQSVIQTATNIQPVALSKGNVILVSKPNSVIQTAQGSLQTLQVVETGSDDSFSDEESPKTRSNILTRRPSYRKILNDLGGGEITVIPAGTIQIATQGEGVPGLHTLTMSNAATAGGAIVEYAQGQDTQYFVPGHGVVVEDAARKRELRLLKNRQAARECRRKKKEYIKCLENRVAVLENRNQTLIDELKSLKELYQQKAD from the exons ATGTACACATTGATGAATGGCGGTTCTGCAACTTTCATACATCTGCCGCCAAAGCACCTTAA GGCTCCAGGTACCCAGGCTATGGAAAGTATGGTCGAGGAAAATGGATCGGCCGTTGACCCATTATCACAGGGTTCTCAAAGTGGTGATGCAGCACCGGCAATTGCAACATCGGTACAGTCTCTCAATAGAACGCCTCAACAGCAAACTCATCATCTGGTAGCTTCTACCAGCATTGTGCAACTGACACTACCTTCATCAGGAGCAACACAG gtCCAATCAGTTATACAACCTAACCAACAGTCTGTAATTCAGACAGCAACAAATATTCAACCTGTTGCTCTCTCCAAAGGAAATGTTATTCTTGTTAGTAAACCAAATTCAGTCATACAAACTGCTCAAGGCAGTCTACAAACACTTCAG GTTGTTGAGACAGGAAGTGATGATAGTTTTTCGGATGAAGAATCTCCGAAAACAAGAAGTAATATTCTCACCAGACGTCCATCATACAGAAAAATTCTTAATGATCTAGGTGGTGGAGAAATTACTG taATACCTGCTGGCACTATTCAAATTGCAACACAAGGGGAGGGTGTCCCAGGGCTTCATACGTTAACTATGAGTAATGCAGCAACAGCGGGTGGAGCTATAGTAGAGTATGCACAGGGCCAGGATACACAATATTTTGTCCCAG GACATGGTGTAGTTGTTGAAGATGCggctagaaaaagagaactgaGGTTGCTGAAGAATAG ACAAGCAGCAAGAGaatgtagaagaaagaaaaaggaatatattaaGTGCTTAGAAAATCGTGTTGCAGTTCTAGAAAACAGAAATCAGACTTTAATTGATGAGCTGAAGTCCTTGAAAGAGCTCTATCAACAAAAAGCAGACTGA
- the LOC127064264 gene encoding cyclic AMP-responsive element-binding protein 1 isoform X1, translating into MYTLMNGGSATFIHLPPKHLKAPGTQAMESMVEENGSAVDPLSQGSQSGDAAPAIATSVQSLNRTPQQQTHHLVASTSIVQLTLPSSGATQVQSVIQPNQQSVIQTATNIQPVALSKGNVILVSKPNSVIQTAQGSLQTLQVVETGSDDSFSDEESPKTRSNILTRRPSYRKILNDLGGGEITDGRLPPIESSSECDSNVDSEVSSHSLHYQTVIPAGTIQIATQGEGVPGLHTLTMSNAATAGGAIVEYAQGQDTQYFVPAYSGHGVVVEDAARKRELRLLKNRQAARECRRKKKEYIKCLENRVAVLENRNQTLIDELKSLKELYQQKAD; encoded by the exons ATGTACACATTGATGAATGGCGGTTCTGCAACTTTCATACATCTGCCGCCAAAGCACCTTAA GGCTCCAGGTACCCAGGCTATGGAAAGTATGGTCGAGGAAAATGGATCGGCCGTTGACCCATTATCACAGGGTTCTCAAAGTGGTGATGCAGCACCGGCAATTGCAACATCGGTACAGTCTCTCAATAGAACGCCTCAACAGCAAACTCATCATCTGGTAGCTTCTACCAGCATTGTGCAACTGACACTACCTTCATCAGGAGCAACACAG gtCCAATCAGTTATACAACCTAACCAACAGTCTGTAATTCAGACAGCAACAAATATTCAACCTGTTGCTCTCTCCAAAGGAAATGTTATTCTTGTTAGTAAACCAAATTCAGTCATACAAACTGCTCAAGGCAGTCTACAAACACTTCAG GTTGTTGAGACAGGAAGTGATGATAGTTTTTCGGATGAAGAATCTCCGAAAACAAGAAGTAATATTCTCACCAGACGTCCATCATACAGAAAAATTCTTAATGATCTAGGTGGTGGAGAAATTACTG ACGGTCGTTTGCCCCCCATAGAATCTTCTTCAGAGTGCGATTCTAATGTGGACAGTGAAGTGTCTTCCCACTCTCTTCATTATCAGACAG taATACCTGCTGGCACTATTCAAATTGCAACACAAGGGGAGGGTGTCCCAGGGCTTCATACGTTAACTATGAGTAATGCAGCAACAGCGGGTGGAGCTATAGTAGAGTATGCACAGGGCCAGGATACACAATATTTTGTCCCAG CTTATTCAGGACATGGTGTAGTTGTTGAAGATGCggctagaaaaagagaactgaGGTTGCTGAAGAATAG ACAAGCAGCAAGAGaatgtagaagaaagaaaaaggaatatattaaGTGCTTAGAAAATCGTGTTGCAGTTCTAGAAAACAGAAATCAGACTTTAATTGATGAGCTGAAGTCCTTGAAAGAGCTCTATCAACAAAAAGCAGACTGA
- the LOC127064264 gene encoding cyclic AMP-dependent transcription factor ATF-1 isoform X2 — MYTLMNGGSATFIHLPPKHLKAPGTQAMESMVEENGSAVDPLSQGSQSGDAAPAIATSVQSLNRTPQQQTHHLVASTSIVQLTLPSSGATQVQSVIQPNQQSVIQTATNIQPVALSKGNVILVSKPNSVIQTAQGSLQTLQVVETGSDDSFSDEESPKTRSNILTRRPSYRKILNDLGGGEITDGRLPPIESSSECDSNVDSEVSSHSLHYQTVIPAGTIQIATQGEGVPGLHTLTMSNAATAGGAIVEYAQGQDTQYFVPGHGVVVEDAARKRELRLLKNRQAARECRRKKKEYIKCLENRVAVLENRNQTLIDELKSLKELYQQKAD; from the exons ATGTACACATTGATGAATGGCGGTTCTGCAACTTTCATACATCTGCCGCCAAAGCACCTTAA GGCTCCAGGTACCCAGGCTATGGAAAGTATGGTCGAGGAAAATGGATCGGCCGTTGACCCATTATCACAGGGTTCTCAAAGTGGTGATGCAGCACCGGCAATTGCAACATCGGTACAGTCTCTCAATAGAACGCCTCAACAGCAAACTCATCATCTGGTAGCTTCTACCAGCATTGTGCAACTGACACTACCTTCATCAGGAGCAACACAG gtCCAATCAGTTATACAACCTAACCAACAGTCTGTAATTCAGACAGCAACAAATATTCAACCTGTTGCTCTCTCCAAAGGAAATGTTATTCTTGTTAGTAAACCAAATTCAGTCATACAAACTGCTCAAGGCAGTCTACAAACACTTCAG GTTGTTGAGACAGGAAGTGATGATAGTTTTTCGGATGAAGAATCTCCGAAAACAAGAAGTAATATTCTCACCAGACGTCCATCATACAGAAAAATTCTTAATGATCTAGGTGGTGGAGAAATTACTG ACGGTCGTTTGCCCCCCATAGAATCTTCTTCAGAGTGCGATTCTAATGTGGACAGTGAAGTGTCTTCCCACTCTCTTCATTATCAGACAG taATACCTGCTGGCACTATTCAAATTGCAACACAAGGGGAGGGTGTCCCAGGGCTTCATACGTTAACTATGAGTAATGCAGCAACAGCGGGTGGAGCTATAGTAGAGTATGCACAGGGCCAGGATACACAATATTTTGTCCCAG GACATGGTGTAGTTGTTGAAGATGCggctagaaaaagagaactgaGGTTGCTGAAGAATAG ACAAGCAGCAAGAGaatgtagaagaaagaaaaaggaatatattaaGTGCTTAGAAAATCGTGTTGCAGTTCTAGAAAACAGAAATCAGACTTTAATTGATGAGCTGAAGTCCTTGAAAGAGCTCTATCAACAAAAAGCAGACTGA
- the LOC127064264 gene encoding cyclic AMP-responsive element-binding protein 1 isoform X13: protein MYTLMNGGSATFIHLPPKHLKAPGTQAMESMVEENGSAVDPLSQGSQSGDAAPAIATSVQSVIQPNQQSVIQTATNIQPVALSKGNVILVSKPNSVIQTAQGSLQTLQVVETGSDDSFSDEESPKTRSNILTRRPSYRKILNDLGGGEITVIPAGTIQIATQGEGVPGLHTLTMSNAATAGGAIVEYAQGQDTQYFVPGHGVVVEDAARKRELRLLKNRQAARECRRKKKEYIKCLENRVAVLENRNQTLIDELKSLKELYQQKAD, encoded by the exons ATGTACACATTGATGAATGGCGGTTCTGCAACTTTCATACATCTGCCGCCAAAGCACCTTAA GGCTCCAGGTACCCAGGCTATGGAAAGTATGGTCGAGGAAAATGGATCGGCCGTTGACCCATTATCACAGGGTTCTCAAAGTGGTGATGCAGCACCGGCAATTGCAACATCG gtCCAATCAGTTATACAACCTAACCAACAGTCTGTAATTCAGACAGCAACAAATATTCAACCTGTTGCTCTCTCCAAAGGAAATGTTATTCTTGTTAGTAAACCAAATTCAGTCATACAAACTGCTCAAGGCAGTCTACAAACACTTCAG GTTGTTGAGACAGGAAGTGATGATAGTTTTTCGGATGAAGAATCTCCGAAAACAAGAAGTAATATTCTCACCAGACGTCCATCATACAGAAAAATTCTTAATGATCTAGGTGGTGGAGAAATTACTG taATACCTGCTGGCACTATTCAAATTGCAACACAAGGGGAGGGTGTCCCAGGGCTTCATACGTTAACTATGAGTAATGCAGCAACAGCGGGTGGAGCTATAGTAGAGTATGCACAGGGCCAGGATACACAATATTTTGTCCCAG GACATGGTGTAGTTGTTGAAGATGCggctagaaaaagagaactgaGGTTGCTGAAGAATAG ACAAGCAGCAAGAGaatgtagaagaaagaaaaaggaatatattaaGTGCTTAGAAAATCGTGTTGCAGTTCTAGAAAACAGAAATCAGACTTTAATTGATGAGCTGAAGTCCTTGAAAGAGCTCTATCAACAAAAAGCAGACTGA